A region from the Pseudonocardia petroleophila genome encodes:
- a CDS encoding DUF1707 SHOCT-like domain-containing protein: MAAPQEPEDLRASDQDRHRVAEHLHAAAAEGRITLDELGERLEVLYAARTYGELVPLTRDLPVEVVGRPVERAAPAGSAGPAVSVAIMSGCERKGEWVVPARHTAVALMGGVELDLRHARFAGDDITITAVAIMGGIDITVPDHLDVEVDGFGLMGGFAGHAIGARSGGPRVRIVGLALMGGVDVKRAKPEIDGGGKELTT, from the coding sequence GTGGCCGCACCCCAGGAACCGGAGGACCTCCGGGCATCGGACCAGGACCGCCACCGCGTCGCCGAGCACCTGCACGCGGCCGCCGCCGAGGGCCGGATCACCCTCGACGAGCTGGGCGAACGCCTCGAGGTCCTCTACGCCGCGCGCACCTACGGCGAGCTGGTGCCGCTGACCCGCGACCTGCCGGTCGAGGTCGTCGGGCGGCCGGTGGAGCGGGCGGCGCCCGCCGGCAGCGCGGGCCCGGCCGTCTCGGTCGCGATCATGAGCGGCTGCGAGCGCAAGGGTGAGTGGGTCGTCCCCGCGCGGCACACCGCGGTCGCGCTGATGGGCGGCGTGGAGCTGGACCTGCGGCACGCCCGGTTCGCCGGGGACGACATCACGATCACGGCGGTCGCGATCATGGGCGGCATCGACATCACGGTGCCCGACCACCTGGACGTCGAGGTCGACGGGTTCGGGCTGATGGGCGGGTTCGCCGGGCACGCCATCGGGGCCCGGTCGGGCGGGCCCCGCGTGCGGATCGTCGGCCTCGCGCTGATGGGCGGCGTGGACGTCAAGCGGGCGAAGCCGGAGATCGACGGCGGCGGCAAGGAGCTGACCACCTAG
- a CDS encoding O-methyltransferase — MTWRDVDDYYTGLLLDEDPALDAALEANAEAGLPAIDVSPAQGKMLHLLARAIGARRILEVGTLGGYSTIWLARAVQPEGSVVTCEIDPHHARVAAANIARAGLADTVDVRVGPAVDTLAGLTGPFDLAFVDADKASNAEYFAHALRLSRPGGVIVVDNVVRGGRVVEEASTDAAVVGTRRFARALAAEERVDATVIQTVGSKGHDGFALAVVR, encoded by the coding sequence GTGACCTGGCGCGACGTGGACGACTACTACACCGGGCTGCTGCTCGACGAGGACCCCGCCCTCGACGCGGCGCTGGAGGCCAACGCCGAGGCCGGGCTGCCGGCGATCGACGTGTCGCCCGCCCAGGGCAAGATGCTGCACCTGCTGGCCCGCGCGATCGGGGCGCGGCGGATCCTGGAGGTCGGCACGCTCGGCGGCTACTCCACGATCTGGCTGGCCCGCGCGGTGCAGCCGGAGGGCAGCGTCGTGACCTGCGAGATCGACCCGCACCACGCGCGGGTGGCCGCGGCCAACATCGCGCGCGCCGGGCTCGCCGACACCGTCGACGTCCGGGTCGGGCCGGCCGTCGACACGCTCGCCGGGCTCACCGGCCCGTTCGACCTGGCGTTCGTCGACGCCGACAAGGCCTCCAACGCCGAGTACTTCGCGCACGCGCTGCGGCTCTCGCGGCCCGGCGGGGTGATCGTCGTCGACAACGTGGTGCGCGGCGGGCGGGTCGTCGAGGAGGCGAGCACCGACGCCGCGGTCGTCGGCACCCGGCGGTTCGCGCGGGCGCTCGCCGCCGAGGAGCGCGTCGACGCCACCGTGATCCAGACCGTGGGCAGCAAGGGCCACGACGGGTTCGCACTGGCCGTGGTCCGGTGA
- a CDS encoding PASTA domain-containing protein — protein MTPRSLPVLALLLAAAAACGSPAPAPAAPPPSAAPAVTAAPVESAPAATAWVMPDLVGANLQDAQNAVQSLTDFGIAVTTSTDATGAGRNQVLDANWTVCAQNIAPGETITADSRIDFAAVKLEEAC, from the coding sequence GTGACTCCCCGATCGCTCCCCGTCCTCGCCCTGCTCTTGGCCGCCGCGGCCGCCTGCGGCTCCCCCGCACCCGCCCCGGCCGCGCCGCCCCCCTCCGCGGCCCCGGCCGTCACCGCCGCTCCGGTCGAGTCGGCGCCCGCCGCCACGGCCTGGGTCATGCCCGATCTCGTCGGCGCGAACCTGCAGGACGCCCAGAACGCCGTCCAGTCCCTCACCGACTTCGGCATCGCGGTCACCACGTCCACCGACGCCACCGGCGCCGGGCGCAACCAGGTGCTCGACGCCAACTGGACCGTCTGCGCCCAGAACATCGCGCCCGGCGAGACGATCACCGCCGACTCGAGGATCGACTTCGCGGCGGTGAAGCTGGAGGAGGCCTGCTGA
- a CDS encoding enoyl-CoA hydratase/isomerase family protein — MDYDRFPALRVERPEESILEIVLDGPNLNAVGADAHAQLADIWPAIDRDESVRVVVIRGAGRGFSAGGSFDLIESMVDDPAVRTRVMREARDLVYNVINCSKPIVSAIHGPAVGAGLAVAMLADISVAGRTAKIVDGHTRLGVAAGDHAVINWPLLCGMAKAKYYLLTCDVLTGEEAERIGLVSVCVDDDQVHDKAMEVARKLAAGSPSAVQFTKQALNNWYRAAGPSFDASLALEFYGFGLDDVREGVAAHREKRAPRFG; from the coding sequence GTGGACTACGACCGCTTCCCCGCCCTGCGAGTCGAGCGGCCCGAGGAGTCGATCCTGGAGATCGTGCTCGACGGCCCCAACCTCAACGCCGTCGGCGCCGACGCGCACGCGCAGCTCGCCGACATCTGGCCCGCGATCGACCGCGACGAGTCCGTCCGCGTCGTGGTGATCCGCGGGGCCGGCCGCGGCTTCTCCGCGGGAGGGTCGTTCGACCTGATCGAGTCGATGGTCGACGACCCGGCGGTCCGCACCCGCGTCATGCGTGAGGCCCGCGACCTCGTCTACAACGTGATCAACTGCTCGAAGCCGATCGTGTCGGCGATCCACGGCCCCGCCGTCGGGGCCGGGCTGGCGGTCGCGATGCTCGCCGACATCTCCGTCGCCGGGCGCACCGCGAAGATCGTCGACGGGCACACGCGGCTCGGCGTCGCGGCCGGCGACCACGCCGTCATCAACTGGCCGCTGCTGTGCGGCATGGCCAAGGCCAAGTACTACCTGCTCACCTGCGACGTCCTCACCGGCGAGGAGGCGGAGCGGATCGGCCTGGTCTCCGTCTGCGTCGACGACGACCAGGTGCACGACAAGGCGATGGAGGTGGCCCGGAAGCTCGCCGCCGGGTCCCCGAGCGCGGTGCAGTTCACCAAGCAGGCGCTGAACAACTGGTACCGGGCCGCAGGCCCGTCCTTCGACGCGTCGCTGGCCCTGGAGTTCTACGGCTTCGGGCTCGACGACGTGCGCGAGGGCGTGGCGGCCCACCGGGAGAAGCGGGCGCCCCGGTTCGGCTGA
- a CDS encoding acyl-CoA dehydrogenase family protein, whose translation MDAGDLADVLAAVRTFVRNEVVPIEEQIDAEDEIPGSVIAACKDMGLYGFAIPESYGGLGLTMHEEVQLAFELGWTTPALRSAFGTNNGIAGQVLIQGGTEEQKASWLPRLASGEVTASFGLTEADAGSDPSTLATTARRDGSDWVLNGSKRYITNAIVADVIMVFARTNPDAVGNRGISTFLVPAGTPGLTCGPRDHKMGQMGTWTSDVHLDDVRVPAEALVGGEDGLDVGFQTAAKCLAHGRAHIAALCVGMAGRLVHESVEFAKTREQGGKPIASFQLIQGLIADSVTDHYAGRALILDVARAYDAGTDRVQGPSAAKYFCSEMVGRVADRAVQVHGGAGYIRGVPVERFYRDARLFRIYEGTSQIQQVIIARQALGKAARA comes from the coding sequence ATGGACGCTGGTGACCTGGCCGATGTGCTCGCCGCCGTGCGCACCTTCGTGCGCAACGAGGTGGTGCCGATCGAGGAGCAGATCGACGCCGAGGACGAGATCCCCGGGTCGGTCATCGCCGCCTGCAAGGACATGGGCCTCTACGGGTTCGCGATCCCGGAGTCCTACGGCGGGCTCGGCCTGACCATGCACGAGGAGGTGCAGCTCGCGTTCGAGCTGGGCTGGACCACCCCCGCGCTGCGCTCGGCGTTCGGCACCAACAACGGCATCGCCGGGCAGGTGCTGATCCAGGGCGGCACGGAGGAGCAGAAGGCGTCGTGGCTGCCGCGGCTGGCCTCCGGCGAGGTCACGGCGTCGTTCGGGCTCACCGAGGCCGACGCCGGCTCCGACCCGTCGACGCTCGCCACCACCGCGCGCCGCGACGGCTCCGACTGGGTGCTCAACGGCTCCAAGCGCTACATCACCAACGCGATCGTCGCCGACGTCATCATGGTGTTCGCCCGGACCAACCCCGACGCCGTCGGCAACCGCGGGATCTCCACGTTCCTCGTCCCCGCCGGCACCCCCGGCCTGACCTGCGGCCCGCGCGACCACAAGATGGGCCAGATGGGCACCTGGACCTCCGACGTGCACCTCGACGACGTCCGGGTCCCCGCCGAGGCGCTCGTCGGCGGGGAGGACGGGCTCGACGTCGGGTTCCAGACCGCCGCGAAGTGCCTCGCCCACGGCCGCGCGCACATCGCGGCGCTGTGCGTCGGGATGGCGGGGCGCCTGGTGCACGAGTCGGTGGAGTTCGCGAAGACCCGCGAGCAGGGCGGCAAGCCGATCGCGTCGTTCCAGCTGATCCAGGGGCTGATCGCCGACTCCGTCACCGACCACTACGCGGGCCGCGCGCTGATCCTCGACGTCGCCCGCGCCTACGACGCCGGCACCGACCGGGTGCAGGGGCCGTCGGCGGCGAAGTACTTCTGCTCGGAGATGGTCGGGCGGGTGGCCGACCGTGCGGTGCAGGTGCACGGCGGCGCCGGGTACATCCGCGGGGTCCCGGTCGAGCGCTTCTACCGCGACGCGCGGCTGTTCCGGATCTACGAGGGCACCAGCCAGATCCAGCAGGTGATCATCGCCCGGCAGGCGCTGGGCAAGGCCGCCCGCGCCTGA